A part of Paludisphaera rhizosphaerae genomic DNA contains:
- a CDS encoding ArnT family glycosyltransferase → MRTGIDGDRRGRFWLAVAGLALLAVGPGLGWSRLSYHEAFVAQGGSEILASGSWSNPTIAGRPWLEKPPLPFWAAAAMGRLMGEVSPIAARIPSALAAIALALGVAFAARKRFGDRVGLLAGAVQATTVWAVMRGRLAEADILLAAMFAWTMAAFDRVRDDDEPNSRGWRWAFFLLLGLMSLVKGIGFGAAMAGAASVATLLWDGRLGGWRRFVHPAGWLVATLLTFAWPLLMLRQHGEGAASLWFMHVADRLGPQVGHGFFAGEKPGEYLVSLLAQGMPWVPLAILGGWLSIRRREAGDKLLWAWSAVPLAMVSLPGGRNGHYAIYAIIAWSTWAAIALDLLGDRLVAIGRPVARVRRLAVATFVLLAAGFGVGFGLIAPRFEHRSAEPTFYEEVGRLVPADEPIVLLYDDWDREPYPTPFGPIPHDLGVRLYYMGRRASWTINEAPPSLPPTPSVAVLARDRDRAALEQSGAVEVLAKGPEARWDRAFTLFRVRPDGARLARRIDE, encoded by the coding sequence ATGAGGACGGGGATCGACGGCGATCGGCGCGGGCGTTTCTGGCTAGCGGTGGCGGGGCTTGCGCTGCTGGCGGTTGGGCCGGGGCTGGGGTGGTCTCGGCTGTCGTACCATGAGGCCTTCGTGGCGCAGGGGGGGAGCGAGATCCTCGCGTCCGGGTCGTGGTCGAACCCCACCATCGCCGGGCGGCCCTGGCTGGAAAAACCGCCCCTGCCATTCTGGGCGGCGGCGGCGATGGGAAGGCTGATGGGGGAGGTCTCGCCGATCGCAGCGCGGATCCCCTCGGCCCTGGCCGCGATCGCCCTGGCGCTGGGGGTGGCGTTCGCCGCCCGGAAACGCTTCGGCGACCGCGTCGGCCTGCTCGCCGGCGCGGTGCAGGCCACGACGGTCTGGGCCGTGATGCGGGGGAGGCTCGCCGAGGCGGACATCCTGCTCGCCGCGATGTTCGCCTGGACGATGGCCGCCTTCGACAGGGTCCGCGACGACGACGAGCCCAACTCGCGAGGCTGGCGCTGGGCCTTCTTCCTGCTGCTGGGGTTGATGTCGCTGGTCAAGGGGATCGGCTTCGGCGCGGCGATGGCGGGGGCGGCGTCAGTCGCGACCTTGCTCTGGGACGGTCGGCTCGGCGGTTGGCGACGGTTCGTCCACCCGGCGGGCTGGCTGGTCGCGACCTTGTTGACGTTCGCCTGGCCGCTGCTGATGCTCCGCCAGCACGGCGAGGGGGCGGCGTCGCTCTGGTTCATGCACGTCGCCGACCGCCTCGGCCCGCAGGTCGGCCACGGGTTCTTCGCGGGGGAGAAGCCCGGCGAGTACCTTGTCAGTCTGCTGGCCCAGGGGATGCCGTGGGTGCCGCTGGCGATCCTGGGCGGTTGGCTGTCGATCCGGCGTCGCGAGGCCGGCGACAAGCTCCTCTGGGCGTGGTCGGCCGTGCCGCTGGCGATGGTCTCGCTCCCCGGCGGCCGCAACGGGCACTACGCCATCTACGCCATAATCGCCTGGTCGACCTGGGCGGCGATAGCCCTCGACCTCCTGGGCGATCGTCTCGTCGCGATCGGACGCCCCGTCGCTCGGGTTCGTCGGCTGGCCGTGGCGACGTTCGTCCTGCTGGCGGCGGGCTTCGGCGTGGGCTTCGGCCTGATCGCCCCCAGGTTCGAGCACCGGAGCGCCGAGCCGACCTTCTACGAAGAGGTCGGCCGCCTGGTCCCCGCCGACGAACCCATCGTCCTGCTCTACGACGACTGGGACCGCGAGCCCTACCCCACCCCCTTCGGCCCGATCCCCCACGACCTGGGCGTCCGCCTCTACTACATGGGCCGGCGGGCCTCCTGGACGATCAACGAGGCCCCCCCTTCCCTGCCGCCGACCCCTTCCGTCGCGGTCCTCGCCCGCGACCGCGACCGAGCCGCCCTGGAGCAGTCCGGCGCCGTGGAGGTCCTCGCGAAGGGCCCCGAAGCACGCTGGGACCGCGCGTTCACCCTCTTCCGAGTCCGGCCGGATGGGGCCAGGCTGGCACGTCGAATCGACGAATAA